Proteins co-encoded in one Octopus bimaculoides isolate UCB-OBI-ISO-001 chromosome 7, ASM119413v2, whole genome shotgun sequence genomic window:
- the LOC106884450 gene encoding WD repeat-containing and planar cell polarity effector protein fritz homolog yields the protein MTGCVAELFFWTVGSNVYIPDNITGCHVYHEKDERVSRAEHPYWHEKQMYTESRDITWSLRNKRPDKLRDTLKEVEILLSQYKCVKASWKNKVVLQIILSNGYVITYLVKQNVADIEKVLIDKSLCGKLSGEFISDALLTNSFIILSYPNLAKLDYVYFQKRGNAGDVGKKIEKVSAFDPKFGHFQIPGPSTRRVNRHLSYCSDRNLLLVWCSINPKDGCPWSPLVSDCEQANLVLLSINGPRLEVISHVKTEYNLLNATLSQKTQQIITVELVSSRSEETTVERGTYEILKTKLQQSRSISMTLPSLFTCLSVHPSTNRLLFGCQDGTLVMFDETFMTMHSTQASLVPVNIKWHSNGAVAFVVSASGNIQLFDLALNHLNFQLLGDQFSSEKVLKTDMFFKKTVFFEDMQWNDCDNDTELSRNSQFLLLIFNKGPLAVLQLYFGLMSQEGLSVLELIKEYIKHQQLYEATNLLCSLHWESDGPSCYAGISAIANYLLRLPLNAERESYLEKTLGMFYSPVKTSIANILEYRDPICRLARRFFHLLLRYSRFEKAFLLAVDIGSEDLFMDLHYTAVDHNETSLAEVSKKKAEEIQELCINSSEEESSESDYHSDYYQNPLQSYPSNSDLVEKVMHHQKIKKSPSLQERCPSRVPKLRLRHRTENTDKDSTVDYFHSTTSYQPSENYHDAIGKELVNELIQDYTDALLDKPTIDVDGSSHVFTYL from the coding sequence ATGACAGGTTGTGTGGCTGAATTGTTTTTCTGGACTGTCGGAAGCAATGTTTACATACCTGATAACATCACTGGTTGTCATGTGTACCacgaaaaagatgaaagagtCTCCAGAGCGGAACATCCATATTGGCATGAAAAACAAATGTATACAGAAAGTCGTGATATTACTTGGAGTCTACGTAACAAGAGACCGGATAAACTTAGGGATACTTTAAAAGAAGTGGAAATTTTATTAAGCCAATACAAATGTGTTAAGGCCAGTTGGAAAAATAAAGTCGTCCTCCAGATTATTTTAAGCAATGGATATGTAATTACGTACCTTGTTAAACAAAATGTTGCCGATATCGAAAAAGTACTCATTGATAAATCACTTTGTGGAAAATTGAGCGGAGAATTCATTTCCGATGCTCTCCTAACCAACAGTTTTATTATTCTGTCATATCCTAATCTCGCTAAATTGGATTATGTTTACTTTCAAAAAAGAGGCAACGCGGGAGATGTCGGGAAGAAAATTGAGAAAGTGTCAGCTTTTGATCCAAAATTTGGTCATTTTCAAATCCCTGGACCATCAACAAGAAGAGTAAACAGACACTTATCTTATTGTTCTGATCGAAATTTGCTCTTGGTTTGGTGTTCTATCAATCCCAAGGATGGTTGTCCGTGGTCACCGCTGGTCAGTGATTGTGAACAGGCCAATTTGGTGTTGTTATCAATAAATGGACCTCGATTAGAAGTTATTTCTCACGTCAAAACAGAATATAACCTTCTGAATGCTACTTTGAGTCAAAAAACTCAACAAATAATTACGGTAGAGCTGGTCTCAAGTCGGTCAGAGGAAACAACTGTTGAAAGAGGGACATATGAAATCTTAAAAACAAAGTTACAACAGAGTAGATCTATATCTATGACTTTGCCCAGTCTCTTCACCTGCCTTAGTGTCCATCCCTCAACAAACAGACTGCTATTTGGTTGTCAAGATGGAACTTTAGTGATGTTTGATGAAACTTTTATGACAATGCATTCAACCCAAGCCAGTTTAGTACCAGTAAATATAAAATGgcactcaaatggtgctgttGCGTTTGTTGTAAGTGCCTCTGGGAATATTCAGTTATTTGATCTCGCTCTTAACCACCTCAACTTCCAGTTGCTTGGTGACCAGTTTTCTTCAGAGAAAGTATTAAAGACTGATATGTTTTTTAAGAAAACCGTTTTCTTTGAAGATATGCAATGGAATGATTGTGACAATGATACTGAACTTTCAAGAAAttctcaatttcttttacttatattcaACAAAGGCCCACTAGCTGTTTTACAGTTATACTTTGGCCTTATGAGTCAAGAAGGTTTGTCTGTCCTTGAACtgatcaaagaatatataaaacaccaACAGCTTTATGAAGCTACCAACCTGTTATGTTCTTTACATTGGGAAAGCGATGGCCCAAGTTGCTATGCAGGTATTTCAGCTATTGCTAATTACCTTTTGCGACTGCCACTCAATGCAGAAAGAGAAAGCTACCTTGAAAAGACTCTAGGTATGTTTTATTCTCCAGTGAAAACATCAATTGCTAACATATTAGAATATCGAGATCCAATATGTAGACTTGCTCGACGATTTTTTCATTTGCTTCTCAGATATTCTCGGTTTGAAAAGGCTTTCTTGCTTGCTGTTGATATAGGGAGTGAAGATCTGTTCATGGACTTACATTACACTGCTGTAGATCACAATGAAACGTCATTAGCAGAAGTTTCAAAAAAGAAGGCTGAAGAAATTCAAGAGTTATGCATAAATTCTTCAGAAGAAGAAAGTTCTGAGTCAGACTATCATTCTGATTACTATCAGAATCCTTTGCAGAGCTATCCCAGTAACTCTGACCTTGTTGAAAAGGTGATGCACCatcaaaaaattaagaaatcaccTAGTCTGCAAGAACGATGTCCAAGTCGTGTCCCAAAATTAAGATTAAGACATCGTACAGAAAATACCGACAAAGATTCAACTGTTGATTATTTCCATTCCACAACCTCTTATCAACCCTCTGAAAACTATCATGATGCAATCGGTAAGGAATTGGTTAATGAATTAATTCAAGACTACACAGATGCTTTACTGGACAAACCTACAATTGATGTTGATGGCTCTAGTcatgtttttacatatttatag